A DNA window from Brassica napus cultivar Da-Ae chromosome C1, Da-Ae, whole genome shotgun sequence contains the following coding sequences:
- the LOC106376026 gene encoding acyl-CoA-binding domain-containing protein 3, whose translation MEFLLELLLTAVVALLFSFLVAKIVSVSMAGESDRIEKTEIGVGDGSATVEELCFGLKVDAPVVQSERKLRVVVDENVDRFGNGADRVVDEVEEAARDVELVVLTTEANEFLAAVSPGNVIAKEMIVRGEDEGREETSGEVGDERQELIESTAEAESTASAVQENMIAEEIINRGREEELSSAEGVSSCVERGEVVVTESEEVRVEESNSGEKSEDKMEFCIEEQVELSIEEDDDDDDDWEGIEKSELEITFSAASNLLEQSGKGEEITAEAKMELYGLHKIATEGSCREAQPMAIMLSARAKWNAWQRLGNMSQEEAMEQYLALVSKEIPGLLNTVGKMPETETSVDLRSLEDPTTLDTIGFPTSKNGKA comes from the exons ATGGAGTTTTTACTAGAGTTGCTTCTCACGGCGGTTGTTGCgcttctcttttctttccttGTCGCCAAAATCGTATCTGTTTCTATGGCCGGGGAAAGCGATCGGATAGAGAAAACCGAGATCGGTGTCGGTGATGGTTCTGCTACGGTGGAGGAGCTTTGTTTTGGTTTGAAAGTGGATGCTCCGGTGGTCCAGAGCGAGAGAAAACTCCGAGTTGTTGTTGATGAGAATGTGGATCGGTTTGGAAACGGAGCTGATCGTGTTGTTGATGAAGTTGAAGAAGCCGCTAGAGACGTTGAGTTGGTGGTTCTAACTACGGAAGCTAATGAGTTCTTGGCCGCTGTCTCGCCGGGGAATGTGATAGCCAAGGAGATGATAGTTCGTGGTGAAGACGAAGGGAGAGAAGAAACAAGTGGAGAAGTCGGTGATGAACGCCAAGAGTTGATTGAAAGTACGGCGGAAGCTGAGTCCACTGCCTCTGCAGTTCAAGAAAACATGATAGCAGAGGAGATTATCAATCGAGGACGCGAGGAGGAACTATCATCGGCAGAAGGAGTAAGTTCTTGTGTAGAAAGAGGAGAAGTCGTAGTCACGGAATCTGAGGAGGTTAGGGTTGAAGAAAGTAACAGTGGTGAGAAGAGTGAGGATAAGATGGAGTTTTGTATTGAAGAGCAAGTGGAGTTGAgtattgaagaagatgatgatgatgatgatgattgggAGGGAATTGAGAAGAGTGAGCTTGAGATAACCTTTTCAGCTGCTTCAAATCTTCTGGAGCAATCAGGGAAAGGTGAAGAAATTACTGCTGAGGCTAAGATGGAGCTGTACGGTCTGCACAAGATCGCCACTGAAGGGTCATGCCGAGAGGCACAGCCTATGGCCATCATGCTCTCTGCTCGCGCTAAATG GAATGCCTGGCAAAGACTTGGAAACATGAGTCAAGAAGAGGCAATGGAGCAATATCTTGCACTTGTTTCAAAGGAGATTCCTGGTTTGCTGAATACT GTAGGGAAGATGCCAGAAACGGAAACCTCTGTTGACTTACGATCATTAGAAGATCCGACCACTTTAGACACAATTGGTTTTCCAACCAGCAAAAATG GAAAGGCTTGA